The Phycisphaeraceae bacterium genome has a window encoding:
- a CDS encoding sigma-70 family RNA polymerase sigma factor, whose amino-acid sequence MSTQTLIGPTMIAKDSPLHRMRQRKQVSLRGESGSGSVAPRTAAGRTNLALSAREERLLRKILAKEMDYIDSEEFRKPNAEKTIYDDAPPVQRPDVSWYRPLMDDLAPSSSRSLKNAGTVLLTGAEERVLFLQYNYARFRVRELQKVVAGNEPTPEQAREVLKWYRTAVRYREQIAETNLALVLAMAKRTRMSEVDFADLVSEGNMALLRSVDKFDCGRGFKFSTYACRAILKAFSRQGMKLSKYRQRFPTDFDPALEKSNHLETLRRQHELESAEEVKHVVLNNDADLTDVEQTVIHHRFGIDLPENQEPLTLEQVGQIIGVTKERVRQIQNKALEKIRLALEANAAEKAEQLLAEQGIDPGAADEDDLY is encoded by the coding sequence ATGAGCACGCAGACCCTGATTGGCCCGACCATGATCGCCAAGGACTCCCCACTCCATCGCATGCGCCAGCGGAAGCAGGTTTCGCTGCGCGGTGAGTCCGGCTCCGGGTCGGTCGCGCCTCGCACCGCCGCAGGCCGCACCAACCTGGCCCTTTCGGCACGGGAGGAGCGCCTGCTGCGCAAGATCCTCGCCAAGGAGATGGACTACATCGACAGCGAGGAGTTCCGCAAGCCCAACGCCGAGAAGACCATCTACGACGACGCCCCGCCCGTGCAGCGCCCGGACGTGTCGTGGTACCGCCCGCTGATGGACGACCTGGCGCCGTCGAGCAGCCGGTCGCTTAAGAACGCGGGTACGGTTCTGCTCACCGGCGCGGAGGAGCGCGTGCTCTTCCTGCAGTACAACTACGCCCGCTTCCGCGTGCGCGAACTGCAGAAGGTCGTGGCCGGCAACGAGCCCACGCCCGAGCAGGCCCGCGAAGTGCTCAAGTGGTACCGCACCGCAGTGAGGTATCGTGAGCAGATCGCGGAGACCAACCTGGCCCTGGTGCTGGCGATGGCCAAGCGCACCCGCATGAGCGAGGTGGACTTCGCCGACCTCGTCAGCGAGGGCAACATGGCTCTGCTGCGTTCGGTGGACAAGTTCGACTGCGGCCGCGGCTTCAAGTTCTCCACGTACGCCTGCCGGGCGATTCTCAAGGCCTTCAGCCGTCAGGGCATGAAGCTGAGCAAGTACCGGCAGCGCTTCCCCACCGACTTCGACCCCGCGCTCGAGAAGTCCAACCACCTCGAGACGCTGCGCCGCCAGCACGAGCTGGAGTCGGCGGAAGAGGTCAAGCATGTCGTCCTCAACAATGACGCCGACCTCACCGACGTGGAGCAGACGGTCATCCACCACCGCTTCGGCATCGACCTGCCGGAGAATCAGGAGCCGCTCACCCTCGAGCAGGTCGGCCAGATCATCGGCGTGACCAAGGAGCGGGTGCGCCAGATCCAGAACAAGGCGCTGGAGAAGATCCGGCTCGCCCTGGAGGCCAACGCCGCTGAGAAGGCCGAGCAGCTTCTTGCCGAACAGGGCATCGACCCCGGTGCGGCGGATGAGGATGACCTCTACTGA
- the ndk gene encoding nucleoside-diphosphate kinase: METTLIILKPDAVQRGLMGRIVSRFEDKGLQIVGCKMMRITADLAARHYEPHKGKPFYEGLVRFMTSAPVLVLAVRGLGAIAICRKMMGATFGSKAEPGTIRGDFGVSNSFNLIHGSDSPEAAQKELGLFFPDGGLFDGPRAIEGWVYDLSGGKAE; the protein is encoded by the coding sequence ATGGAAACGACGCTGATCATTCTCAAGCCCGACGCCGTACAGCGGGGCCTGATGGGCCGCATTGTGAGCCGCTTCGAGGACAAGGGTCTGCAGATCGTGGGCTGCAAGATGATGCGGATCACCGCCGACCTGGCGGCCCGCCACTACGAGCCGCACAAGGGCAAGCCCTTCTACGAGGGCCTGGTACGGTTCATGACCAGCGCCCCCGTGCTGGTGCTGGCGGTTCGGGGGCTGGGGGCTATCGCCATCTGCCGCAAGATGATGGGGGCGACCTTCGGGTCCAAGGCCGAGCCGGGGACGATCCGAGGTGACTTCGGGGTGTCCAACTCGTTCAACCTGATCCACGGGTCGGACAGCCCGGAAGCCGCCCAGAAGGAGCTGGGGCTGTTTTTCCCGGACGGCGGGCTGTTCGATGGCCCGCGGGCGATCGAGGGGTGGGTGTACGACCTGAGCGGGGGGAAGGCGGAGTAG
- a CDS encoding DNA topoisomerase VI subunit B produces MSTLLLEPKELMPKAATPTRSPRPDKPRATAETMATKQREISVSEFFAKNRHLLGFDNPRKAMLTTVKEAVDNSLDACEEAGILPDITVIIEDLQPDRPASAKSSRYRVTIIDNGPGIVRKQVEHIFGRLLYGSKFHRLKMSRGQQGIGISAAGMYGLLTTGRPMVIHTRPGARKEAHHIELAMNTKTNRAEVTVDDITQDFPPARFADLTPGSRELAAAGQFLSPEVYRSGTSVTVELEGKYQRGRGSVDEFLELTAIANPHARITFVPPSRISTDEEDAPLLKRGAVKASSPSVPSGSGEASAIETAGESPTAPPEPASTTETGGITIFPRGVEALPTETKEIQPHPKGVELGTLLQMMKEAEAERANYSLFNFLQDKFCRVSAATAGSLCRAIGVTTRTRVGEIDPRQAEALYKQIQDVRLPPPPTDCLAPIGVRNLLAGLLKGVKAEFYAASSRNPDIYRGRPFQIEAAIAFGGDLPADEPARVIRFANRVPLQYQQSACSSFKAVLDTNWRNYDLQQPRGGAPVGPLVVMIHMASVWVPFTSESKEAIADYDEIRKEMKLALQECGRKLGVYLRKRAKMRREGERRDVFQKYIGEIAKAVNAITGVDAKRFYDALLDQAKRKTAIADLQLDEDGQPIRDEPDPDQEGVIIVESGGAVESVTPRSAESSDEPGSAATPAPGRPGKRRRGKPVDDNPTLLDAEPERTRLGASRDRRRANEPLKRRSPRVPNRESGTSPSPTAPDHGGPTASSSASPESAGSSAPPAPPVKRKIKTKLVNGTLVPVGDEQLF; encoded by the coding sequence ATGTCCACCCTGCTCCTCGAACCCAAGGAACTCATGCCCAAGGCCGCTACGCCCACGCGATCCCCACGACCTGACAAGCCCCGCGCCACCGCCGAAACCATGGCGACGAAGCAGCGGGAAATTTCCGTCTCCGAGTTCTTCGCCAAGAACCGGCACCTGTTGGGCTTCGACAACCCGCGCAAGGCGATGCTGACCACGGTCAAGGAGGCCGTGGACAACTCCTTGGATGCCTGCGAGGAAGCCGGTATTCTGCCCGACATCACGGTCATCATTGAGGATCTGCAGCCCGACCGACCGGCCAGCGCCAAGTCCAGCCGCTACCGCGTCACCATCATCGACAACGGGCCGGGCATTGTGCGCAAGCAGGTGGAGCACATCTTCGGGCGGCTTCTCTACGGCTCGAAGTTCCACCGGCTCAAGATGTCACGCGGGCAGCAGGGCATCGGCATCTCGGCGGCGGGCATGTACGGGCTGCTCACCACGGGCCGGCCCATGGTCATCCACACCCGGCCCGGGGCCAGGAAGGAAGCCCACCACATCGAGCTGGCGATGAACACCAAGACCAACCGCGCCGAGGTCACGGTGGATGACATCACGCAGGACTTCCCCCCCGCCCGATTCGCCGACCTGACGCCCGGCTCCCGCGAGCTGGCCGCGGCTGGGCAGTTCCTCAGCCCGGAAGTCTACCGCTCGGGCACCAGCGTCACGGTGGAACTGGAGGGCAAGTACCAGCGCGGCCGGGGCAGCGTGGATGAGTTCCTCGAACTCACCGCCATCGCCAATCCGCACGCGCGGATCACCTTCGTCCCGCCGTCGCGGATCAGTACGGACGAGGAGGACGCCCCGCTCCTCAAGCGTGGCGCCGTGAAGGCCAGCTCACCATCGGTCCCCTCGGGATCGGGCGAAGCATCGGCGATCGAAACAGCGGGCGAATCCCCCACCGCTCCGCCTGAACCGGCTTCCACCACCGAAACCGGCGGCATCACGATCTTCCCGCGAGGCGTCGAGGCCCTGCCCACCGAAACCAAGGAAATCCAGCCCCACCCCAAGGGTGTCGAGCTTGGCACGCTGCTGCAGATGATGAAGGAAGCCGAGGCCGAGCGGGCCAACTACTCGCTCTTCAACTTCCTGCAGGACAAATTCTGCCGGGTGTCGGCGGCGACCGCGGGCTCACTCTGCCGCGCCATCGGCGTCACCACGCGCACGCGCGTGGGCGAGATCGACCCGCGCCAGGCGGAAGCCCTGTACAAGCAGATTCAGGACGTGCGGCTCCCTCCGCCGCCGACTGATTGCCTTGCACCCATTGGCGTGCGCAACCTGCTGGCGGGTCTGCTCAAGGGCGTGAAGGCCGAGTTCTACGCCGCCAGTTCGCGCAACCCGGATATCTACCGGGGTCGCCCGTTCCAGATCGAGGCGGCCATCGCCTTCGGAGGCGACCTGCCCGCGGATGAACCGGCCCGCGTCATCCGCTTCGCCAACCGCGTTCCGCTGCAGTATCAGCAGTCGGCGTGCTCCTCGTTCAAGGCGGTGCTCGACACCAACTGGCGCAACTACGACCTGCAGCAGCCGCGAGGCGGCGCGCCGGTGGGACCGCTCGTCGTCATGATCCACATGGCCAGCGTGTGGGTGCCCTTCACCAGCGAGAGCAAGGAGGCCATCGCCGACTACGACGAAATCCGCAAGGAGATGAAGTTGGCCCTGCAGGAATGCGGCCGCAAACTGGGCGTCTACCTGCGCAAACGCGCCAAGATGCGCCGCGAGGGCGAGCGCCGCGACGTTTTCCAGAAGTACATCGGCGAGATCGCCAAGGCCGTCAACGCCATCACGGGCGTCGACGCCAAGCGCTTCTACGACGCCCTGCTGGATCAGGCGAAGAGAAAGACCGCCATCGCCGACCTGCAGCTCGACGAGGACGGTCAGCCCATCCGCGACGAGCCGGACCCCGATCAGGAGGGCGTCATCATCGTCGAGTCCGGGGGGGCGGTGGAGTCCGTGACGCCTCGGTCCGCCGAGTCATCCGATGAGCCGGGATCGGCGGCAACTCCCGCGCCAGGCCGGCCCGGGAAGCGCCGTCGGGGCAAGCCGGTCGATGACAACCCGACGCTGCTCGACGCCGAACCGGAGCGAACGCGCCTTGGCGCCTCGCGCGACAGGCGCCGCGCCAACGAGCCGTTGAAGCGCCGCTCCCCGCGCGTCCCCAACCGCGAGAGCGGCACGTCTCCTTCGCCGACCGCACCGGATCACGGCGGACCAACTGCCTCGTCCTCGGCATCGCCTGAGTCGGCGGGGTCATCCGCACCCCCCGCGCCCCCCGTCAAGCGCAAGATCAAGACGAAGCTGGTCAACGGCACACTGGTTCCCGTTGGTGACGAGCAGTTGTTCTGA
- a CDS encoding DNA topoisomerase IV subunit A, which translates to MAKTSTKQRGTPKVKLTPADRATKERIESLAQGVVKATMSSREPMISIPMRSRGNTIWNRKRGILEMGDARAERQLFNLNQAKQFMQTMLHAATIKDLIDAGKTSSLRGVFYKAKHTVAGTKENTFDTQDESDPILEDLEVTLEALREELHIFAEPRGAMVGNITIIDKGDEINCRRMGTGGYQIPSIVEPDIIQFKKCEAKFVLHVEKGTVWQRFNEDRFWEKHNCILTHGAGQPPRGVRRLLQRFNQELKLPIICLLDCDPWGHYIYSVIKQGSISLAFESSRLAIPQARFLGIRAKDYEQCELSEAVKIALSDNDIKRAREIAAYPWFEGHKGWKREIEHLLRNGFKMEVESLITKDISYVTEVYVPERLKARDWLD; encoded by the coding sequence ATGGCCAAGACCAGCACCAAGCAGCGCGGCACGCCCAAGGTCAAACTTACTCCCGCCGATCGGGCGACAAAGGAGCGCATCGAGTCGCTGGCGCAGGGCGTGGTGAAGGCCACCATGTCGAGCCGCGAGCCGATGATTTCGATCCCGATGCGGTCGCGCGGCAACACCATCTGGAACCGCAAGCGGGGCATTCTGGAAATGGGCGACGCGCGGGCCGAGCGGCAGTTGTTCAACCTCAACCAGGCCAAGCAGTTCATGCAGACCATGCTGCACGCCGCGACGATCAAGGATCTCATCGACGCGGGCAAGACTTCCAGTCTCCGCGGCGTGTTCTACAAGGCCAAGCACACCGTGGCGGGCACGAAGGAGAACACGTTCGACACGCAGGACGAGAGCGACCCGATCCTCGAAGACCTCGAAGTGACGCTGGAGGCGCTGCGCGAGGAGCTGCACATCTTCGCCGAGCCGCGGGGGGCGATGGTGGGCAACATTACCATCATCGACAAGGGGGATGAGATCAACTGTCGGCGGATGGGCACCGGCGGGTATCAGATTCCCAGCATCGTCGAGCCGGACATCATCCAGTTCAAGAAATGCGAGGCGAAGTTCGTCCTCCACGTCGAGAAGGGCACGGTCTGGCAACGATTCAACGAGGATCGATTCTGGGAGAAGCACAACTGCATCCTGACGCATGGCGCCGGGCAGCCCCCTCGCGGCGTGCGCCGCCTGCTGCAGCGATTCAACCAGGAGCTGAAACTGCCGATCATCTGCCTGCTCGACTGCGATCCCTGGGGTCACTACATCTACTCGGTCATCAAGCAGGGATCGATCTCGCTGGCGTTCGAGTCCTCGCGCCTGGCGATCCCCCAGGCCAGGTTCCTGGGCATCCGCGCCAAGGACTACGAGCAGTGCGAGTTGTCCGAAGCGGTGAAGATCGCGCTCTCGGACAACGACATCAAGCGGGCCAGGGAGATCGCCGCCTACCCCTGGTTCGAAGGGCACAAGGGCTGGAAGCGCGAGATCGAGCACCTGCTGCGCAACGGCTTCAAGATGGAGGTCGAATCACTCATCACCAAGGACATCTCCTACGTCACCGAGGTCTACGTGCCGGAGCGGCTGAAGGCGCGGGACTGGCTCGATTGA
- a CDS encoding response regulator, giving the protein MRTTLPAKPQRILVADDEHLVAAGLRSSLMELGFVVIGPASDGDHAIELARSQKPDMALLDIRMPNKDGIATGEVLARQFGIPVVIVSAFSDPDYLEACNRFQTFGFLLKPVTQDELRVTIDIAWGRYRDYLEERGNVERLKVRLEDRRIIEQAKWLLVNKKGITEPDAMRLLQRQARNNRRTLVDVAKSLIENDQLLG; this is encoded by the coding sequence GTGCGAACCACGCTGCCCGCGAAGCCGCAGCGCATCCTGGTGGCGGATGATGAACACCTCGTGGCCGCCGGCCTGAGAAGCAGTCTGATGGAGCTGGGCTTCGTCGTCATCGGACCGGCTTCGGATGGCGATCACGCCATCGAACTGGCCCGATCACAGAAGCCGGACATGGCGCTGCTCGACATCCGGATGCCCAACAAGGACGGCATCGCCACGGGCGAGGTGCTGGCGCGGCAGTTCGGCATTCCCGTGGTGATCGTGTCCGCCTTCTCCGATCCCGACTACCTGGAGGCGTGCAACAGGTTTCAGACCTTCGGCTTCCTGCTCAAGCCCGTGACGCAGGACGAGTTGCGCGTGACCATCGACATCGCCTGGGGCCGCTACCGCGATTACCTCGAGGAGCGGGGCAACGTCGAGCGGCTCAAGGTGCGCCTCGAAGATCGACGCATCATCGAGCAGGCCAAGTGGCTTCTGGTCAACAAGAAAGGCATTACGGAACCGGACGCCATGCGGCTGCTTCAACGGCAGGCAAGGAACAATCGACGCACCCTTGTCGATGTCGCCAAGTCGCTCATCGAGAACGATCAGCTGCTCGGTTGA
- a CDS encoding HAMP domain-containing histidine kinase, with protein sequence MLTFDQVGGSTAEPPVHPFFWALLGAILAIVVMLPIVRLLLRQGERRARAAERRAHEAERLAELGSMTGGLAHEIKNPLSTIGLNAQLLAEGLADSSLPQDQKERLGRRLDSLKREAERLRDILTDFLQFAGRFKLDPQPKDVVAICDELSDFFLPQCDRAGVLLRTQMPAHPVMAKVDEGLFKQALLNLMLNAVQAMSRAAPADRDPRARIGELMIRVEPQGDDVCVHVIDTGPGIEKERQEAIFRPYVTGRAGGTGLGLPIARRIAEEHSGRLTLQSEPGRGSDFCLRLPRLQTALPI encoded by the coding sequence ATGCTGACCTTCGATCAGGTCGGTGGATCAACCGCGGAGCCCCCCGTGCATCCCTTCTTCTGGGCCCTCCTCGGGGCCATTCTCGCCATCGTGGTCATGCTGCCCATCGTGCGGCTGCTGCTGCGCCAGGGCGAACGCCGCGCCAGGGCGGCGGAGCGGCGCGCCCACGAGGCGGAGCGGCTGGCGGAACTGGGCTCCATGACCGGCGGCCTGGCCCACGAAATCAAGAACCCGCTTTCCACGATCGGGCTGAATGCCCAGCTGCTGGCCGAGGGTCTGGCGGACTCGTCGCTGCCGCAGGATCAGAAGGAGCGTCTGGGCCGACGGCTGGACTCGCTCAAGCGTGAGGCCGAGCGACTGCGCGACATTCTCACCGACTTTCTGCAGTTCGCCGGTCGGTTCAAGCTTGACCCGCAGCCCAAGGACGTGGTGGCGATCTGCGACGAGTTGAGCGACTTCTTTCTGCCCCAGTGCGACCGCGCGGGCGTGCTGCTGCGCACGCAGATGCCGGCGCACCCGGTGATGGCGAAGGTGGATGAGGGGCTGTTCAAGCAGGCCCTGCTCAACCTGATGCTCAACGCGGTGCAGGCCATGTCGCGCGCCGCGCCGGCGGACCGTGATCCGCGGGCACGGATCGGGGAGCTGATGATCCGCGTCGAGCCCCAGGGCGACGATGTGTGCGTTCACGTCATAGACACGGGACCGGGGATCGAGAAAGAGCGTCAGGAAGCTATTTTCCGCCCCTATGTTACCGGACGAGCCGGGGGGACGGGACTGGGGCTGCCGATCGCCCGACGCATCGCGGAAGAGCACAGCGGACGCCTGACCCTGCAATCTGAACCGGGGCGGGGGAGCGACTTCTGTCTGCGGCTGCCGCGTCTCCAAACGGCCTTGCCGATCTGA
- the pckA gene encoding phosphoenolpyruvate carboxykinase (ATP), with amino-acid sequence MATATASLDFGQATIHRNLCTARLIELSILRGEGILAANGTLAVDTGARTGRSPNDKYLEDTPGIHANINWGKVNQPISPENFARLEAMAVAYLSKKKDLFRFDGYAGADPKYRLKVSVITEKSWHSLFAKTLFINAEVNDLNGFEPDWTIINACDMDVPDPASYGLKTKIGIIQSLEQRKVIIFGTQYAGEMKKSIFYAMNYDLPDMGVFPMHCSANVDKDDPANVAVFFGLSGTGKTTLSADPNRPIIGDDEHGWSDSGVFNIEGGCYAKCIKLREETEPQIWNAIKFGSVLENTVIDPVTRVPDYDSSAKTENTRVTYPVSFIPNAKIPSVGGHPKNVIFLTADAFGVLPPVSKLTREQAQYYFINGYTSKLAGTEAGVTEPQPNFSPCFGGPFLPRAPMVYAQMLAERIAEHNADVWLLNTGWTGGPYGVGERFKLKYTRAFVTAILNGSLRAATFTPDEIFGLPIPTDVPGVPRDVLHPRHTWKDKQAYDAKAKQLASLFRKNDAQYEITPAVRAAGPRV; translated from the coding sequence ATGGCCACCGCCACCGCCTCCCTCGACTTCGGTCAGGCCACCATCCATCGCAACCTCTGCACCGCCCGCCTGATCGAACTGTCGATCCTCCGGGGCGAGGGCATCCTGGCCGCCAACGGCACGCTGGCGGTTGATACCGGCGCCCGCACCGGACGCAGCCCCAACGACAAGTACCTCGAAGACACGCCCGGCATTCACGCCAACATCAACTGGGGCAAGGTCAACCAACCCATCAGCCCGGAGAACTTCGCCCGGCTGGAGGCGATGGCCGTCGCATACCTGTCGAAGAAGAAGGACCTCTTCCGCTTCGACGGCTACGCCGGGGCCGACCCCAAGTACCGCCTGAAGGTGAGCGTGATCACCGAGAAGTCGTGGCACTCGCTCTTCGCCAAGACGCTGTTCATCAACGCGGAGGTGAATGATCTCAACGGCTTCGAGCCCGACTGGACCATCATCAACGCCTGCGACATGGACGTGCCTGATCCGGCGTCATACGGACTGAAGACGAAGATCGGCATCATCCAGTCGCTCGAGCAGCGAAAGGTCATCATCTTCGGCACGCAGTACGCGGGCGAAATGAAGAAGTCGATCTTCTACGCCATGAACTACGACCTGCCGGACATGGGCGTCTTCCCCATGCACTGCTCGGCCAACGTGGACAAGGACGACCCGGCCAACGTAGCGGTGTTCTTCGGGCTGTCGGGCACGGGCAAGACGACGCTGTCGGCGGACCCCAACCGGCCCATCATCGGCGACGATGAGCACGGCTGGTCCGACTCGGGCGTGTTCAACATCGAGGGCGGCTGCTACGCCAAGTGCATCAAGCTGCGCGAGGAGACGGAGCCGCAGATCTGGAACGCCATCAAGTTCGGCTCGGTGCTCGAGAACACGGTGATCGACCCGGTCACTCGCGTGCCTGACTACGACAGCAGCGCCAAGACGGAGAACACCCGCGTCACCTACCCGGTGTCGTTCATTCCCAACGCGAAGATTCCCTCGGTGGGCGGGCACCCGAAGAACGTGATCTTTCTCACCGCCGACGCGTTTGGCGTGCTGCCGCCCGTGAGCAAACTCACCCGCGAGCAGGCGCAGTACTACTTCATCAACGGCTACACCAGCAAACTGGCGGGCACCGAGGCGGGCGTGACCGAGCCGCAGCCGAACTTCTCGCCCTGCTTCGGCGGGCCGTTCCTGCCGCGGGCGCCCATGGTGTACGCCCAGATGCTGGCTGAACGCATCGCCGAGCACAACGCCGATGTGTGGCTGCTCAACACCGGCTGGACGGGCGGGCCGTACGGCGTGGGCGAACGCTTCAAACTCAAGTACACGCGGGCCTTCGTGACGGCGATTCTCAACGGCTCGCTGCGTGCGGCGACCTTCACGCCGGACGAGATCTTCGGTCTGCCGATCCCCACGGACGTGCCCGGCGTGCCGCGCGACGTGCTCCACCCGCGCCACACGTGGAAGGACAAGCAGGCCTACGACGCCAAGGCGAAGCAGCTGGCCTCGCTCTTCCGCAAGAACGACGCCCAGTACGAGATCACCCCGGCGGTCCGCGCGGCGGGACCGCGGGTGTGA
- a CDS encoding carbon-nitrogen family hydrolase, which yields MRFAAIQHDITWEDKPANHRTVERMLVEANVPAGAFVVLPELGDTGFSFNLDRIVDDQSLAWGRQAARRFGICLQVGHAQRGPDGRGRNAATVITPDGAILATYHKVHPFSYSREIDFYAGGDHIDLIDVGGVTICPMICYDLRFPELWRLAAREGAEVFTIGASWPTGRQQHWRALLIARAIENQAYVVAVNRVGSDPNLTYTGGSIIVSPKGEVVTEGGAEASVLTAELDLAALRAWRRDFPALQDIRQGALGSFQVRRSAARTATTMG from the coding sequence ATGCGATTCGCGGCCATCCAGCACGATATCACCTGGGAGGACAAGCCCGCCAACCACCGCACGGTGGAGCGGATGCTGGTCGAGGCCAACGTGCCAGCAGGTGCGTTTGTTGTCCTGCCCGAACTGGGCGACACCGGATTCTCGTTCAACCTCGACCGCATCGTGGACGACCAGTCCCTTGCCTGGGGACGCCAGGCCGCCCGGCGCTTCGGTATCTGCCTGCAGGTTGGCCACGCCCAGCGCGGACCGGACGGGCGCGGCCGCAACGCCGCCACGGTCATCACGCCGGACGGGGCCATCCTCGCCACCTATCACAAGGTCCATCCCTTCAGTTACAGCCGCGAGATCGACTTCTACGCCGGCGGCGACCACATCGACCTGATCGATGTGGGAGGTGTCACCATCTGCCCCATGATCTGCTACGACCTGCGCTTTCCCGAGTTGTGGCGCCTCGCCGCCCGCGAAGGGGCGGAGGTTTTTACTATCGGGGCCTCCTGGCCCACGGGACGGCAGCAGCACTGGCGTGCCCTGCTCATCGCGCGGGCCATTGAGAACCAGGCCTACGTTGTCGCCGTCAACAGGGTCGGCAGCGATCCGAATCTCACCTACACCGGCGGATCGATCATCGTCTCTCCCAAGGGCGAAGTGGTCACCGAGGGCGGAGCGGAGGCGTCGGTGCTGACGGCCGAACTCGACCTTGCCGCCCTGCGCGCGTGGCGGCGCGATTTCCCGGCGTTGCAGGACATCCGACAGGGGGCGCTTGGCAGTTTCCAGGTTCGCCGGTCGGCGGCGCGAACGGCGACCACGATGGGCTGA